A genomic region of Runella rosea contains the following coding sequences:
- a CDS encoding sensor histidine kinase, with the protein MKSINILTTSRWVAPLLFSLVLRVSVAQVYYFRHYDIFSGLGQSQVSDIEQDRFGYIWLSTRGGGLSRFDGLHFTTYRKEDNLPANNILSLEIDAKDLMYIGTPFGLSIYDGKNTRPVHAPNRESYTVSSVIGDQKGNVYAICNASQLGKIVNDSLIFLKKSGAVRPSFYSDMSGTRDKKLMVSTYSGEIFEVTPKGLQSRYHTPDGMVLRCILFDTKDSLWLGTEKGVFRTSAHNSDIKIADLQFISKELAHEMTETSDGSIWMGLTTGAMRYQKGSLLKFGVQNGFTNFMVKGMLEDREGNIWFTTDGDGVYKFTNPAFTGLNATSGLSSNTISCFALAPDGKLWISYFDHGMDIWDTKTNKILPLPKPLLGKRVNCLAVDNEGNTWVGLAGAGVYKISKTAIEYIPLDAYLFSHGVTLFMEAGKGKEMWISTSNGLILHDGKQLHHYTSKEGLKGRFVRRTLQLNDNELIASGPGGLNILKNGNVYDFMYDRDLASFPALSMAKRDDGLLALGSFEDGIAVFDPKTRKKEYYTVKNGLCSNLIYNTIFDKQGRLWVGTERGIDLITIDKNLKISNIRHYNETDGFTARETNANTAFVAPNGELWIGTIKGLFRHRESNLKSRPEALKVHFTDVRIPFDTTDLAHYAQGQSKWNQVYDGLSLPNTKNQLRISFIAINHTRPDHVRYQYQLAGADEGWLGPTDQTAVVYSHLTPGCYRFKVRASYGDNHWGDISTYTFEIIPPFYQRWWFILLIAATLISLGILCQKLYIQYRTRRVLAYEKLKQEAEAAVRVQIAQDFHDELGNRLAAIRMQSNVLKLRYNGHESEEKRIVGEIEKNVVKLFRDTKDFIWSIDPESNQINELALYIKDLGENLLQDTPIHFHTDIRFPNEYENVHLPPGRSIQVIMIFKEALTNCVKHAQCQNIIFRATIENQMMSFALIDDGTGIIFPTEGYHKGLNNMRLRAERIHCHLSITPTPPKGTIVLLRGSIPTKTASPKSS; encoded by the coding sequence GTGAAGTCAATCAACATTTTAACCACCAGCAGATGGGTTGCCCCTTTGCTGTTCTCACTGGTACTGCGAGTATCAGTGGCGCAGGTTTATTATTTCCGGCACTACGATATTTTTTCGGGGTTGGGCCAATCGCAGGTCTCCGACATCGAGCAGGACCGCTTTGGGTACATTTGGCTTTCCACGCGCGGCGGCGGGCTTTCTCGCTTCGATGGACTGCATTTTACCACCTACCGAAAAGAGGATAACCTGCCCGCCAACAATATTTTATCACTCGAAATTGACGCTAAAGACCTAATGTACATCGGTACACCTTTCGGCCTCTCTATCTACGATGGCAAAAATACCCGCCCCGTACACGCTCCCAATCGTGAGTCGTATACTGTTTCCTCCGTTATTGGTGACCAGAAAGGCAATGTGTACGCCATTTGTAATGCGAGTCAATTGGGGAAAATAGTCAACGACAGCCTTATTTTTTTGAAGAAAAGTGGCGCAGTTCGCCCCTCCTTTTACAGTGATATGTCGGGCACGCGCGACAAAAAGTTGATGGTTTCGACCTACAGCGGTGAAATTTTTGAGGTAACCCCCAAAGGACTTCAATCTCGGTATCATACGCCCGACGGCATGGTGTTGCGGTGTATTTTATTTGACACCAAAGACAGCCTTTGGCTGGGAACCGAAAAGGGGGTTTTTCGAACTTCCGCCCATAACTCTGACATCAAAATCGCTGATTTGCAATTTATTAGCAAAGAACTCGCGCACGAAATGACCGAAACCTCCGACGGCAGTATCTGGATGGGCCTTACCACGGGAGCGATGCGTTACCAAAAAGGGAGCCTCTTAAAGTTTGGCGTCCAAAATGGTTTTACAAACTTCATGGTCAAAGGAATGTTGGAAGACCGCGAAGGAAATATCTGGTTTACCACCGACGGCGACGGCGTCTATAAATTCACCAACCCTGCCTTCACGGGTTTGAATGCGACATCTGGTTTAAGCAGCAATACCATCTCCTGTTTTGCCCTTGCCCCCGACGGTAAATTATGGATTAGCTATTTCGATCATGGAATGGATATTTGGGATACAAAAACCAACAAAATACTGCCGCTCCCCAAACCACTTTTGGGCAAGCGGGTCAATTGCCTAGCCGTTGATAATGAAGGCAATACCTGGGTTGGACTGGCGGGGGCTGGGGTATATAAAATTTCAAAAACAGCCATAGAATACATTCCGCTTGATGCTTATTTATTTTCGCACGGAGTCACGCTTTTTATGGAAGCAGGAAAGGGGAAAGAGATGTGGATTAGCACTTCTAACGGGTTAATTTTGCACGATGGCAAACAACTCCATCACTATACTTCTAAGGAGGGATTAAAAGGTCGATTTGTGCGAAGAACACTACAACTCAATGATAATGAACTAATTGCCTCTGGCCCTGGCGGATTGAATATCCTGAAAAATGGAAATGTCTACGATTTTATGTACGACCGTGACCTCGCCTCTTTTCCCGCCCTTAGCATGGCTAAGCGAGACGACGGTCTGCTGGCCTTGGGAAGTTTTGAAGACGGTATTGCGGTGTTTGACCCAAAAACGCGCAAAAAGGAGTATTATACCGTAAAAAACGGGCTTTGTTCCAACCTCATTTACAACACCATTTTTGACAAGCAAGGCCGATTATGGGTCGGTACCGAGCGCGGCATTGATTTAATCACGATTGATAAAAACCTGAAAATCAGCAATATTAGGCATTACAACGAAACTGACGGCTTTACCGCCCGCGAAACCAACGCCAATACGGCCTTTGTGGCCCCCAACGGGGAATTATGGATTGGAACCATCAAAGGACTCTTCAGGCACCGCGAGAGCAACCTCAAATCTCGCCCAGAAGCATTAAAAGTCCATTTTACAGATGTCAGAATTCCTTTTGACACAACCGACCTTGCCCACTACGCCCAAGGCCAAAGCAAATGGAACCAAGTGTACGACGGTTTATCATTACCAAACACCAAAAACCAACTGAGAATCAGCTTTATAGCCATCAATCACACCCGTCCGGACCATGTTCGGTACCAGTACCAATTGGCAGGAGCGGATGAAGGCTGGCTCGGACCAACCGACCAAACAGCCGTTGTGTACTCCCATCTCACGCCGGGCTGCTATCGCTTCAAAGTACGTGCCTCCTACGGCGACAATCATTGGGGAGATATTTCGACCTATACTTTTGAGATTATTCCACCTTTTTATCAACGTTGGTGGTTTATTTTGCTCATTGCTGCCACGTTAATATCTCTCGGTATTTTATGCCAAAAGCTTTATATTCAATACCGTACACGGCGGGTATTGGCGTATGAAAAGCTAAAACAGGAAGCAGAAGCCGCCGTAAGGGTACAAATAGCACAGGATTTTCACGACGAATTAGGCAATCGTTTGGCCGCCATTCGAATGCAATCCAACGTGCTTAAACTTCGTTACAACGGACACGAAAGTGAGGAAAAACGCATTGTGGGAGAAATTGAAAAAAACGTTGTCAAGCTCTTTCGAGACACCAAAGATTTCATCTGGTCGATTGACCCAGAAAGCAATCAAATCAACGAATTAGCCTTGTATATCAAGGATTTAGGCGAAAATTTATTACAAGATACCCCCATTCATTTTCATACCGATATTCGTTTTCCTAACGAGTACGAAAACGTACACCTTCCACCCGGCCGAAGCATTCAGGTAATTATGATTTTCAAAGAAGCTTTAACCAACTGCGTCAAGCATGCTCAATGTCAAAACATCATTTTTCGGGCTACAATCGAAAATCAAATGATGTCTTTTGCCCTGATTGACGATGGTACTGGCATCATATTCCCCACCGAAGGTTATCATAAAGGACTGAATAACATGCGCTTACGCGCCGAAAGAATCCATTGTCATTTATCCATTACGCCTACCCCTCCCAAAGGAACAATCGTTTTGCTGCGAGGGAGCATTCCTACCAAAACAGCCTCCCCCAAAAGTAGTTAG
- a CDS encoding response regulator transcription factor — protein sequence MSNVTKITVIEDNEAVKDGLALIIGSQQRFHVVNTYTNCIDALKNLKKDAPDLVLIDLELPGMHGIEGIKRILRERPHTTILVISVHEDGKLVFEALCAGASGYLTKDTDHIRLLNAIDEVLSGGAPMSSKIASLVVKSFQRNLNTPLSDRETDVLTLLSRGKTYHSIADELFISVETVKTHIRNIYQKLHVTNKTEALKKAVKDKLI from the coding sequence ATGAGTAACGTTACAAAAATCACCGTTATTGAAGACAACGAAGCCGTCAAAGACGGCTTAGCGCTCATCATTGGAAGTCAGCAACGTTTTCACGTCGTGAACACGTACACGAACTGCATCGATGCCCTTAAAAACTTAAAAAAAGACGCTCCCGACCTCGTATTGATTGATCTTGAGCTTCCGGGAATGCACGGTATTGAAGGCATCAAACGCATCTTGCGCGAACGACCACACACCACGATTCTGGTCATCAGCGTACATGAAGATGGCAAATTGGTCTTTGAAGCGCTTTGTGCGGGTGCTTCGGGGTATTTGACCAAAGATACAGACCACATCCGTCTGCTCAATGCCATTGATGAGGTATTGAGCGGTGGTGCGCCCATGAGCTCAAAAATTGCATCGCTGGTGGTAAAGTCATTTCAACGCAACCTAAACACCCCTCTTTCTGACCGAGAAACGGACGTTTTGACGCTTCTTTCCAGGGGAAAAACGTATCATTCGATTGCCGACGAACTGTTTATCAGTGTTGAAACCGTTAAGACCCACATTCGGAATATTTACCAAAAACTACACGTAACTAACAAGACCGAAGCCCTCAAAAAAGCGGTAAAAGACAAACTTATCTAA
- a CDS encoding aspartyl protease family protein, whose protein sequence is MASNNPYKAMKMKYLVFCLATVFVCFSGRAIEQKEQEQIHGLHLANGRQSTRISFELHSNLIIVPVRINKSDTLRFVLDTGVGSTILTDVAVAQKLGMKSVRKMKIEGMGNGKSIAADVTIGNTLKMGKMQGFKHNIVVMDSEILRLSEVVGTPIHGIFGYEIFNKFVVTIDFQRQELTLTTPVKYKYTAKQGDRFPIVIEKTKPYLDAVTVVSNDRELPIRVVLDTGAGHALMLNTSVSNIQLPQKVVKSQLGVGLAGVINGHIGRLPKVRIGQFELNDVLTTFPDSSAFGMKLTDQSPHRDGNMGGELLSRFKVTFNYEAGYIVLKPNKKRFKERFEHDMSGMDVRAKGKGFRQFFVENVIEGSPAFQAGLQEGDEVLLINSQSVETMGLPDIYRMFQRREGKEMHVVVRRNGRLVSANFALKRII, encoded by the coding sequence ATGGCTTCAAATAACCCTTACAAAGCCATGAAAATGAAATACTTAGTATTTTGCCTCGCTACTGTTTTTGTGTGCTTCAGCGGCCGAGCCATCGAGCAAAAAGAACAGGAACAAATCCATGGGCTGCACTTAGCCAACGGTCGCCAATCGACTCGGATTTCGTTTGAATTACACTCCAATCTCATCATTGTGCCCGTGCGCATCAACAAATCAGATACCCTCCGATTTGTGCTTGATACTGGCGTGGGTTCAACGATTTTGACCGATGTTGCCGTTGCGCAAAAACTGGGCATGAAATCGGTTCGCAAAATGAAAATCGAAGGCATGGGCAACGGCAAATCTATTGCGGCCGATGTCACCATAGGCAACACGCTCAAAATGGGCAAAATGCAAGGGTTCAAACATAACATTGTGGTAATGGACAGCGAAATCTTGCGGTTATCGGAGGTGGTAGGAACGCCCATTCACGGCATTTTTGGGTACGAAATCTTCAACAAATTTGTGGTCACGATTGATTTTCAGCGACAGGAACTTACATTGACAACGCCTGTCAAATACAAATATACGGCCAAGCAGGGCGACCGATTTCCGATTGTAATTGAAAAAACCAAGCCCTATCTCGACGCCGTAACGGTCGTGTCCAATGACCGCGAATTACCGATTCGGGTGGTGTTGGATACGGGTGCGGGGCACGCTTTAATGCTCAATACTTCGGTCAGCAATATCCAATTACCCCAAAAAGTGGTAAAATCGCAGCTAGGCGTTGGCTTGGCGGGGGTTATCAACGGCCACATCGGTCGACTTCCTAAAGTCCGTATCGGACAGTTTGAATTAAATGATGTTTTGACCACTTTTCCAGATAGCTCAGCCTTTGGCATGAAACTCACCGACCAGTCGCCGCACCGCGATGGAAACATGGGCGGAGAATTGCTAAGTCGCTTTAAGGTTACGTTTAATTATGAAGCAGGGTACATTGTGCTGAAACCCAACAAAAAACGCTTCAAAGAACGCTTTGAGCACGACATGAGCGGCATGGATGTACGAGCCAAAGGGAAGGGCTTTCGGCAATTCTTTGTTGAAAACGTAATCGAAGGCTCACCCGCCTTTCAGGCAGGACTGCAAGAGGGTGACGAAGTTCTTCTGATCAACAGCCAATCGGTCGAAACCATGGGGCTGCCAGATATTTACCGAATGTTTCAACGCCGCGAAGGCAAGGAAATGCACGTGGTTGTGCGCCGCAACGGGCGGCTGGTATCAGCCAATTTTGCGTTGAAGCGGATTATTTAA
- a CDS encoding DUF1624 domain-containing protein, translating into MKRIHTIDVTRGIVMIIMALDHVRDLLHTTALTQDPTNLQTTTAALFMTRWVTHLCAPSFVFLSGASAYLTFKSQHNPAKTKRFLLTRGLWLMLLEITVINFAFWFDIHFRTIILQVIFAIGLGFVALSFLLKVPAKVLGIIGWGIVVLHGLTTLIPIPQTQSLAVGWSFLFVTNVFTLSPNFTLGTLYPFIPWLGIMLVGFGFGSVFEKAAPARRIILWRSALLAISLFVVIRLLNFYGNPTQWAAQKSSLFTFLSFINVSKYPPSLLYTLVMLGLMFGLLALGDIQPNTFTKVVATYGKVPMFYYLIHWYLIHSVMFGMLFLQGFRWEDIAIGTFSFGRPPNSGIELGAVYGVWVAVVLFLYPLCRWYANYKATHRNIKWLSYL; encoded by the coding sequence ATGAAACGAATTCACACAATTGATGTTACACGGGGTATTGTCATGATTATCATGGCATTAGATCACGTTCGGGACTTGCTGCACACTACCGCGTTAACCCAAGACCCTACCAATTTACAAACCACTACCGCAGCCCTGTTTATGACGCGTTGGGTAACGCATCTTTGCGCACCCAGTTTTGTTTTTTTGTCGGGTGCTTCGGCGTACTTAACTTTTAAAAGCCAACACAATCCCGCGAAAACCAAACGCTTCCTGCTAACCAGAGGACTCTGGTTGATGCTATTGGAAATCACGGTCATCAATTTTGCCTTTTGGTTCGATATTCATTTCCGTACCATTATTCTGCAAGTTATTTTTGCCATCGGGTTGGGTTTTGTGGCTTTATCCTTTTTGTTAAAAGTTCCAGCCAAAGTATTAGGAATCATCGGGTGGGGCATTGTCGTGTTGCATGGTCTTACCACTCTCATTCCTATTCCCCAAACTCAGAGTCTAGCAGTTGGCTGGTCATTTTTGTTTGTCACCAATGTATTTACGCTTTCTCCGAACTTCACGCTCGGAACTTTGTATCCTTTCATTCCTTGGCTTGGCATTATGTTGGTGGGGTTTGGCTTCGGCAGCGTATTTGAAAAAGCCGCCCCAGCTCGCAGAATCATACTTTGGCGCTCCGCATTGTTAGCAATAAGTCTGTTTGTGGTAATTCGACTCCTCAATTTTTACGGCAACCCTACTCAGTGGGCAGCGCAAAAGTCAAGTCTTTTTACCTTTTTATCCTTCATCAATGTATCCAAATACCCACCTTCCTTGCTTTATACGCTGGTTATGCTCGGACTGATGTTTGGATTGTTAGCGCTGGGCGATATTCAACCCAACACTTTTACAAAGGTTGTGGCTACTTATGGCAAAGTTCCAATGTTTTATTACCTGATTCACTGGTATTTGATTCACAGTGTCATGTTTGGAATGTTGTTTTTGCAGGGTTTTCGCTGGGAAGATATTGCGATTGGTACATTCAGCTTTGGGCGACCGCCCAACTCCGGCATCGAGCTTGGTGCAGTTTATGGCGTATGGGTCGCTGTGGTTTTATTTTTGTATCCATTGTGCCGTTGGTATGCAAACTACAAAGCCACGCACCGAAACATAAAATGGCTTTCTTATCTGTAA
- a CDS encoding Ppx/GppA phosphatase family protein: protein MKIAAIDIGSNAARLQISSVLHDGGYTSFKKVEYVRFPLRLGHDVFNFGNITPESEARTVKLMQCYKLLLELHEVEGYMACATSAMRESANGQDIVERIAASTGIQIHIIDGTREAQLINNVVVQALEDGQYLHIDVGGGSTELNIYFNRQKIATKSFKIGSVRLLEGKESKGAWGKMEQWIEDNVDSLEPIVAVGTGGNISKLFNLVSKTADNSTSLSELKRMRDYIASFSQEERVNKLRLNADRADVIIPAADIYTSVMKWAGADKILVPDLGLKDGIIQLVYEKLKK, encoded by the coding sequence TTGAAAATCGCGGCAATTGATATTGGCTCCAACGCAGCGCGCCTACAGATTTCATCCGTTCTGCACGATGGTGGTTATACCAGTTTCAAAAAGGTGGAATACGTTCGTTTTCCATTACGTCTTGGACATGACGTTTTTAATTTCGGCAACATCACGCCAGAGAGCGAAGCTCGTACGGTCAAGCTGATGCAGTGCTACAAACTGTTGCTGGAACTGCACGAAGTCGAGGGTTACATGGCCTGCGCCACTTCGGCCATGCGCGAATCTGCCAATGGCCAGGACATCGTAGAGCGGATTGCAGCAAGTACGGGCATTCAGATTCACATCATTGACGGCACCCGTGAAGCGCAGCTCATCAACAATGTTGTGGTCCAGGCATTAGAAGACGGCCAATACCTTCACATCGACGTAGGAGGTGGAAGCACAGAATTGAACATTTATTTTAATCGGCAAAAAATTGCCACTAAATCGTTTAAAATTGGCTCGGTGCGTTTGTTGGAAGGCAAGGAAAGCAAAGGAGCTTGGGGGAAAATGGAACAATGGATTGAGGATAATGTAGATTCGCTCGAACCCATCGTGGCCGTCGGAACGGGCGGTAACATTTCCAAGCTTTTTAATTTAGTCTCCAAAACCGCCGACAACTCGACTTCTTTGTCGGAACTGAAACGAATGCGTGACTACATCGCCTCGTTTAGCCAAGAAGAACGCGTCAATAAACTAAGACTCAATGCCGACCGTGCCGACGTGATCATTCCAGCGGCGGATATTTATACTTCAGTTATGAAATGGGCGGGTGCTGATAAGATACTGGTGCCCGACTTGGGATTGAAAGACGGCATTATTCAGTTGGTATATGAAAAACTGAAAAAGTAG
- a CDS encoding carbamoyltransferase family protein, whose translation MKILGISAFYHDSAAALIDNGEIVAAAQEERFTRKKHDPNFPSNAINYCLEYGGTTLNELDAIVFYDKPLLKFERLLETYYTFAPKGIKSFITAIPVWIKEKMFLKRLINEELEKIGYDKKNPVKLLFPEHHLSHAASAFYPSPYEKAAILTIDGVGEWATASICSGEGNKISILKELRFPHSLGLLYSAFTYFLGFKVNSGEYKLMGLAPYGNPSSPEVDKYVETIKKDLVVIKEDGSIWLDQNYFDYATGLKMVREADWERLFGMKTRKPEDPLEAHHCNLGLAIQRVTEEVVVKMAQEAKRLTGADYLCLAGGVALNCVSNGKLQKSGVFKEVFIQPAAGDAGGALGAALTAYYIYFDQKRTINYTQDAMSGSYLGPTFSDLDVELVSKKYKAAFKKFDNFDELTKEVSQILADGNVVGWVQGRMEFGPRALGARSILGDPRNAEMQKKLNVKIKYRESFRPFAPSVLAEKVGEYFDFDGISPYMLLVHPVKESRRKKLPAEFDSFDLRDKLYYLRSDLPSITHIDFSARIQTVHKQTNPRYYQLIQDFEKLTGYGVIVNTSFNVRGEPIVSTPNDAYRCFMRTEMDYLVVGNYLFDKRQQPEWQDTDNWKEEFVLD comes from the coding sequence ATGAAGATACTTGGAATTTCCGCATTTTACCACGATTCAGCTGCCGCTCTGATTGACAATGGCGAAATTGTCGCCGCCGCCCAGGAAGAGCGTTTTACCCGTAAAAAACACGATCCAAACTTCCCTTCCAATGCCATCAACTATTGTTTAGAATACGGCGGAACTACCCTTAATGAACTGGATGCCATTGTTTTTTATGACAAGCCTTTACTCAAGTTCGAACGTTTGCTGGAAACCTATTATACCTTTGCTCCCAAGGGTATCAAGTCGTTTATCACCGCCATTCCGGTGTGGATTAAAGAGAAAATGTTTCTCAAACGACTCATCAATGAAGAATTAGAGAAAATAGGGTACGACAAAAAGAACCCCGTTAAACTTCTTTTTCCCGAACACCACTTATCGCACGCCGCCAGCGCATTCTATCCTTCTCCTTACGAAAAAGCAGCGATTCTGACCATCGACGGCGTAGGTGAATGGGCTACCGCTTCGATTTGCTCGGGCGAAGGCAATAAAATTTCTATTCTGAAAGAACTCCGTTTCCCTCACTCATTGGGGCTTTTATATTCGGCATTTACGTATTTTTTGGGCTTTAAGGTCAATTCGGGAGAATATAAATTGATGGGACTTGCTCCGTACGGTAATCCTTCCTCGCCAGAGGTTGACAAGTACGTTGAAACCATCAAAAAAGACCTCGTGGTCATCAAAGAAGACGGCTCCATCTGGTTGGACCAAAACTATTTTGATTACGCCACGGGCCTCAAAATGGTGCGCGAAGCCGACTGGGAACGCCTCTTCGGAATGAAAACCCGCAAGCCAGAAGACCCGCTCGAAGCACACCACTGTAACCTCGGATTGGCCATTCAGCGCGTCACCGAAGAAGTAGTGGTAAAAATGGCGCAGGAAGCCAAACGCCTCACGGGAGCCGACTATTTATGTTTGGCTGGTGGAGTGGCGCTCAATTGCGTTTCCAACGGAAAACTCCAAAAATCAGGTGTGTTCAAGGAGGTATTTATCCAACCCGCCGCTGGTGATGCAGGTGGAGCCTTGGGAGCAGCCTTGACTGCTTACTACATTTATTTCGACCAAAAACGTACCATCAACTACACGCAGGATGCGATGAGCGGGTCTTATCTAGGGCCTACGTTCTCGGATCTGGACGTGGAGTTGGTCTCCAAAAAATACAAAGCTGCGTTCAAAAAATTTGACAACTTTGACGAATTGACCAAGGAAGTATCCCAAATTTTGGCCGACGGCAACGTGGTAGGTTGGGTACAGGGGCGGATGGAATTCGGGCCCCGGGCCTTGGGAGCGCGCAGTATTTTGGGCGACCCCCGCAACGCAGAAATGCAGAAAAAACTGAACGTTAAAATCAAATACCGGGAGTCTTTCCGTCCGTTTGCGCCTTCGGTATTGGCCGAAAAAGTGGGCGAGTATTTTGATTTTGACGGAATCTCACCGTATATGCTGTTGGTTCATCCTGTCAAAGAGTCGCGCCGCAAAAAACTGCCCGCTGAGTTTGACTCGTTTGATCTGCGCGACAAGCTTTATTATCTGCGTTCAGACTTACCTTCCATTACGCACATCGACTTTTCGGCCCGTATTCAGACGGTACACAAGCAGACCAATCCGCGTTATTATCAATTGATTCAAGATTTTGAAAAATTGACCGGTTACGGCGTGATTGTCAACACCAGCTTTAACGTACGCGGCGAACCTATCGTAAGTACCCCCAACGATGCCTATCGCTGCTTTATGCGTACCGAAATGGATTATTTGGTCGTAGGAAATTATCTGTTTGACAAACGTCAACAACCCGAATGGCAGGATACCGATAACTGGAAAGAGGAGTTTGTACTGGATTAA
- a CDS encoding GDSL-type esterase/lipase family protein has translation MISKLITSLVRLAVLSIPAFLLFFPDKINIKFDYPYAGLMDNFYIRLAKAMVLFFVLIELLRMFYYGIIKNPKGNKIVANIATLGIMVVWLAGLLEIAFMFVSQSHEGDLSKASQIWFAKYWKPITTEGYRDFPKTDAEKKKKVLVLGDSFAAGHGLDKTEERFSDQLEQKLGADKYAVYNLGVSGSDTRDEFQRLQKFPVKPDVLVLEYFPNDIERAARDAKLTLAEFKPYDDIKLPGVGSLVMRFYLPNYIYWQFPHMPPASITDFVQKSYTDTTILNPHLRDLQKIVDYARAHKAPMYVVMVPFLQNVEKSNGYTKPIEDFFTNQQIPVVRLSEHLSPIPPKERIVGKNDGHASAKVNAVIADKLYEQMKVSLK, from the coding sequence ATGATTTCAAAACTCATCACCTCACTCGTCCGCCTTGCTGTTTTGAGTATTCCGGCGTTTCTTTTGTTTTTTCCCGACAAAATAAACATCAAGTTTGACTACCCTTACGCAGGCCTTATGGATAACTTTTATATCCGTTTGGCCAAAGCAATGGTACTATTTTTTGTGCTAATAGAGCTATTGCGGATGTTTTATTACGGAATTATCAAAAACCCCAAGGGCAATAAAATTGTGGCCAATATCGCTACGCTTGGGATCATGGTGGTGTGGTTGGCAGGTTTATTAGAAATCGCGTTTATGTTTGTTTCTCAAAGTCATGAAGGAGATTTGAGCAAAGCTTCGCAGATTTGGTTTGCCAAGTACTGGAAACCGATTACGACCGAAGGCTACCGCGATTTTCCGAAAACGGACGCTGAAAAGAAGAAAAAAGTGTTAGTGTTGGGTGATTCTTTCGCGGCAGGACACGGTTTAGACAAAACGGAAGAGCGCTTTTCGGATCAATTGGAGCAAAAACTGGGCGCTGATAAGTACGCAGTGTACAATTTGGGGGTATCGGGTTCTGATACACGCGATGAATTTCAGCGTTTACAAAAATTTCCCGTTAAGCCCGATGTGTTGGTGTTGGAGTATTTTCCGAATGATATAGAAAGAGCCGCCCGCGACGCCAAACTGACGTTGGCCGAGTTCAAGCCTTACGACGACATCAAGCTCCCGGGCGTAGGGTCGTTGGTGATGCGCTTTTATCTGCCCAATTACATTTATTGGCAATTTCCGCACATGCCGCCCGCGTCGATTACGGACTTTGTTCAGAAATCATACACCGACACCACGATTCTGAATCCTCACTTGCGTGATTTACAGAAAATCGTGGACTACGCCCGTGCGCACAAAGCGCCGATGTACGTGGTGATGGTTCCGTTTTTACAAAATGTGGAGAAGAGCAATGGCTATACCAAACCCATTGAAGATTTCTTTACCAATCAGCAAATTCCGGTCGTTCGCTTGAGTGAGCACCTGAGCCCGATTCCTCCCAAAGAGCGTATTGTGGGGAAGAATGACGGTCACGCCAGCGCCAAAGTAAATGCAGTCATTGCTGACAAGTTGTATGAGCAGATGAAGGTTTCCTTAAAATAA
- a CDS encoding DUF5989 family protein: MDFLKDLFAFLSERKKWWLAPMIILLLLIGVIIVIGGGSAVAPFIYTLF; the protein is encoded by the coding sequence ATGGATTTCTTAAAAGACTTATTTGCTTTCCTGAGTGAGCGGAAGAAGTGGTGGTTAGCTCCAATGATTATTCTTTTATTGCTTATCGGCGTCATCATTGTCATTGGCGGAGGCTCAGCCGTAGCACCGTTTATTTATACATTGTTTTAA
- a CDS encoding SxtJ family membrane protein, whose amino-acid sequence MSEAEKSKAQLVIVTGLVIFSFIFKSAALYLLYAAGIVGALSIFIPVVGDFIVKIWFKIAEGLGWFNSRVILSIMFYVFLWPIAMLYRLSTKNPMGIKRPTGNSVYVERNHTYIKKDMENIW is encoded by the coding sequence ATGTCTGAAGCTGAAAAAAGTAAAGCCCAGTTAGTAATCGTTACGGGGCTGGTTATCTTTTCGTTTATTTTCAAATCTGCCGCTCTTTATTTGTTATATGCTGCTGGAATCGTAGGCGCTTTAAGTATTTTCATTCCAGTTGTCGGCGATTTTATTGTTAAAATTTGGTTCAAAATAGCCGAAGGGCTGGGTTGGTTTAACTCACGCGTCATCCTTTCGATTATGTTTTACGTGTTTTTATGGCCCATCGCCATGCTATATCGCCTTTCTACAAAGAATCCAATGGGCATCAAACGCCCAACTGGCAACAGCGTATATGTAGAGCGTAATCATACCTATATCAAAAAAGACATGGAGAATATTTGGTAG